From the Yoonia rosea genome, the window GCGATTTTCTTGAGCTTTATACGATGTCGCTTGCGTCGCAGATTATCGCGCCGCCGGTCAGCGCCTTTAGCCGGGCCGCCGCCCGTCTGAGCGGCCAAGAGCGCAAGTGCTTTCACGAAGTGATGGAACTTGAGGAACGCGACCGCGCCTATGCCAGCACGATTGCACGCTTCCACAAAGGTGTTGCGGCTTTCATTACGCCCAGCGAGGCGGCCCATATCTATGTGAAAGTGGCCCGCAGGTTACAGGTGTCGGGGCGGGAAGAAGACGCGTGGAAATTTGCGGACAAGATCCTGACGGCGGGTGCGGACAATGCATTTCTGCCCCTGCTACAGGCAGCCAATTGCATTTACCTCAACAAGTGGGACGAGGCACTCGCCCATGTGCAGACCGCCATTGAGGACCCCAATCAATGGCAGGAAAACTATGTCTCTGCCCTTGCCATCCGCGCGCATATTCTTGGCGCGCTCGGCAAGGCTGTGCAGGCGCGCAATTCCTTCCTGAAGGGCTTTTGGCAAAAACCGTCCTTGCCTGATGTCACCGTGGTCGGCACCTTCATGATCCGCAGACAACGCCTGCGCCCCGGTGAGGCGCTGCCCTTTGACCGTGAGACGGTGATGGCGCTCCAGCTTGGGTATCAGCTTCACAATATTGTATTGCAGCAAAACAAGATCATTCGTGCGCGTGCACTGGACCTGTCGTCTATCGCCGTCGAATGGCCATGGTTTGCCCTTGATGGCAAAACGCAGAAAATGCTGAACGCCAAACACGCGCTCAAGGCTATGCGCGCAAAGCTTATGGAAGGCGATCACGCTGCACCGGGGGCAGGGCCCTTCAGTTTCTGTGCCTTGCTGGATGCGCGCATGGGTAAATTGGATAAAGCTCTGCAACAAAACACTGAGGCACTCGAGCACGCGCCTCAGGATCAACTGGTGCACAAGCGACAGGCGGAAATCCTGTTTCTCAAAGGTGATCATGACGGTGCGCTGGCCCAGATGGAGCAGTGTATAGCACTGGGTCCCAACCATGCATTCTGGCATTTTTTGATAGGCGTGATCCATGAAGGGGCAGGGGATAGCGCCGGCGCCGATCAGTCATTTGAGCGGGCCACCGCGATGGATGAGACGACAGCGGAGCTTCACGCCTATGTCGCAGAGTTCCACCGCAACAACGGAAATGAAACCGCCGCTATCGCCGCGCTTGATAGGGCGGCTCGGATTGCACCCAATCAAAAGCGGTATCAAAACCGCCGCGCGCGTATCTTAAAGAAAATGCAGTGAACGCCGTGGTCCATACGGCACCGACTACTGCATGGGGAGAGGCCTAGTCTTCATCGTAGGATGTTGATAAAGAAAAAGACATTCCGGGTATCTGGATCTGCATATAATCTACTGATCGTGTTAAAGGACGGTTCATGCTTTGGATCCATATCGGG encodes:
- a CDS encoding tetratricopeptide repeat protein, which translates into the protein MMLNSMRLAEDYETDFRINWFPRGAAAPKLDTPLDLFDPAFIDRHFIANEDFEELSAITKPIESFRRDSDPGRLNAHLAGGGHVLLDEGFEIERLPFETGEDHQDRFRTFLSRIGFNHSVKAHMAEIEGAMAALPGPVIAYHIRRGDILNEAPWKHKEWPSKIEPDELYSAYLTKNPGAAALVFSDQAESIAGLMAAHPQLRSMADLVDLSHCKPVQRDFLELYTMSLASQIIAPPVSAFSRAAARLSGQERKCFHEVMELEERDRAYASTIARFHKGVAAFITPSEAAHIYVKVARRLQVSGREEDAWKFADKILTAGADNAFLPLLQAANCIYLNKWDEALAHVQTAIEDPNQWQENYVSALAIRAHILGALGKAVQARNSFLKGFWQKPSLPDVTVVGTFMIRRQRLRPGEALPFDRETVMALQLGYQLHNIVLQQNKIIRARALDLSSIAVEWPWFALDGKTQKMLNAKHALKAMRAKLMEGDHAAPGAGPFSFCALLDARMGKLDKALQQNTEALEHAPQDQLVHKRQAEILFLKGDHDGALAQMEQCIALGPNHAFWHFLIGVIHEGAGDSAGADQSFERATAMDETTAELHAYVAEFHRNNGNETAAIAALDRAARIAPNQKRYQNRRARILKKMQ